The Scophthalmus maximus strain ysfricsl-2021 chromosome 7, ASM2237912v1, whole genome shotgun sequence genome includes a window with the following:
- the LOC118314743 gene encoding high-affinity choline transporter 1, whose amino-acid sequence MAVNIPGLVAVVVFYMVILIIGVWASRKSKKVEKTCTGSKSEITMVGGRNINVLVGVFTMTATWVGGGYIMGTAEAVYAPTRGVVWALGPPAYLLSFLLAGLFFAKPMRSKRYVTMLDPFQHHYGNTFTAVLLLPALASDILWVACILAALGGTMSMILGLSSALSVVISAAVSITYTFLGGLYSVAYTDIIQLSFIFVSMWLCIPFLMLSPAVADLSQSTQLNQTNSNSWMGKVELADAGIWADEFLLMVLGGLAYQALYQRILSAASSSQAQVTCFAAAGTTFIMGIPSVIIGGVAASADWNETAYGLPPPFERGEAAKILPLALNYLTPTWVSVLGIGSVAAAVMSSMDSVLLSSASMFTQNIYKTTLRKQASERELQWVIRASVLLVGLAGTGLAFGDESVFTFWVLSGDLVYCIIFPQLVCVLHFRHANTYGAICGYVVGMLLRVLSGEQLLRIPALILYPGWTEEDGTVTQHFPFRSLAMLSSLICIIAVSLLLKLGFCHQLIPQSWDLLGVFEEKKEAEVEEVPVPGEDMNNILKTKL is encoded by the exons ATGGCAGTGAATATCCCTGGACTGGTGGCTGTGGTGGTTTTTTATATGGTCATCCTGATAATTGGGGTCTGGGCATCTCGAAAATCCAAGAAAGTGGAGAAGACATGTACCGGAAGCAAGAGCGAAATAACCATGGTCGGCGGCCGCAACATCAATGTCCTAGTCGGGGTATTCACTATGACAG CAACTTGGGTTGGTGGAGGTTATATTATGGGAACGGCTGAGGCTGTTTACGCTCCCACTCGCGGTGTCGTATGGGCTCTGGGGCCCCCTGCCTATCTTCTAAGTTTTCTTTTGG CTGGACTGTTTTTTGCGAAACCTATGAGGTCAAAGCGCTACGTGACGATGTTGGACCCGTTTCAGCATCACTATGGCAACACGTTCACCGCAGTACTACTGCTTCCTGCTTTGGCCAGTGATATTTTGTGGGTTGCCTGCATCCTCGCTGCTCTGG GAGGAACGATGAGCATGATTCTCGGGTTGTCGTCTGCCCTCTCCGTTGTTATCTCGGCCGCTGTCTCCATCACCTATACATTTTTAGGGGGTCTCTACTCGGTTGCCTATACTGATATCATCCAGCTTTCCTTCATCTTTGTCAGCATG tggcTCTGTATTCCTTTTCTGATGCTCAGTCCCGCAGTTGCTGACCTCTCTCAATCAACCCAACtcaaccaaacaaacagcaacTCATGGATGGGAAAGGTGGAGCTGGCAGATGCAGGAATATGGGCAGACGAGTTCCTGCTAATG GTTTTAGGGGGACTGGCCTATCAAGCTCTGTACCAGAGAATCCTctctgcagcctcctcttctCAGGCGCAGGTCACCTGCTTCGCTGCTGCTGGGACAACTTTTATTATGGGAATCCCCTCTGTGATCATAGGAGGAGTGGCAGCCtctgcag ACTGGAACGAGACAGCGTACGGTCTACCCCCTCCTTTCGAACGAGGGGAGGCAGCGAAGATCCTGCCACTGGCCCTGAACTACCTCACACCCACCTGGGTATCAGTGTTAGGCATTGGTTCTGTGGCGGCAGCGGTCATGTCCTCCATGGACTCTGTGCTTCTTTCCTCAGCATCCATGTttacacaaaacatttacaagACGACTTTGAGGAAGcag GCCTCTGAGCGGGAGCTGCAGTGGGTGATCCGTGCTAGTGTGCTGCTGGTGGGCCTGGCAGGAACAGGCCTGGCCTTTGGAGATGAAAGTGTCTTCACCTTCTGGGTGTTGAGCGGGGACCTCGTCTACTGCATAATCTTCCCGCAGCTCGTCTGCGTGCTGCACTTCCGCCATGCAAATACCTACGGTGCCATCTGCGGCTACGTAGTCGGGATGCTGCTGCGTGTGCTGAGCGGGGAGCAATTGCTCAGAATCCCTGCTCTTATCCTGTACCCTGGCTGGACTGAGGAGGACGGCACGGTCACGCAGCACTTTCCCTTCAGATCCCTGGCTATGCTTTCGTCTCTGATATGTATTATTGCAGTGTCCTTGCTGCTGAAGCTAGGCTTCTGTCACCAACTAATTCCTCAGTCCTGGGATCTACTGGGGGtttttgaggagaaaaaagaagcagaggtggaggaagtaCCTGTTCCAGGGGAGGATATGAACAATATCCTTAAAACCAAATTATAG
- the cfap161 gene encoding cilia- and flagella-associated protein 161 isoform X1, translated as MTNERKYHTPVKIGNWNEDLRLEEDAKKEYLEKKERGELTAQKVDLLKRKILRPVDLSVANDGRLHFGDVVMLVNMGGGNRGRSAVCINADINSLIKSPSPSIRAPCGLSAGGGIQACTRTAFIITSVDGSPEGSTLLFEQSFALKTTSGFASGLYLTSDLKSFQKCAKKSRLQEVDLVDNASFLSWWKIVHFDPQERLEYEGQPVPANVKVLIIHCKTNKALAVLGDHILWTTYGKEYEVVAHTFLDSHKAEQDENHWVVCTSDPAGGGLVLLNHPESAAQNNEPAQDKPDQI; from the exons ATGACTAATGAGCGAAAGTATCACACCCCGGTGAAAATTGGAAACTGGAACGAGGACCTGCGCCTTGAAgag GATGCCAAGAAAGAATATctggagaaaaaggaaaggggcGAGCTTACGGCCCAAAAAGTAGACTTGCTGAAACGGAAAATTTTGAGACCG GTGGATCTCTCTGTCGCAAATGATGGACGATTGCACTTTGGGGATGTTGTGATGTTGGTGAACatgggaggaggaaacaggggTCGCAGTGCGGTGTGCATCAACGCAGACATCAACAGTTTGATAAAGAGCCCGTCGCCGAGCATCCGGGCCCCATGTGGACTCAGTGCAGGAGGAGGTATCCAGGCCTGCACACGCACTGCCTTCATCATTaccag TGTAGATGGCAGTCCCGAAGGATCGACTCTGCTCTTTGAGCAAAGTTTTGCCCTGAAAACGACAAGTGGCTTTGCCAGCGGA cttTACCTGACGAGTGATCTCAAAAGTTTTCAAAAG TGTGCGAAGAAGTCTCGCCTACAAGAGGTGGACTTGGTTGACAACGCTTCCTTTCTCTCATGGTGGAAAATAGTGCACTTTGACCCCCAGGAGAGGCTCGAATATGAGGGTCAGCCTGTCCCT gCTAATGTGAAGGTTCTGATCATACACTGCAAGACAAACAAGGCTCTTGCTGTTCTGGGTGATCACATCCTTTG GACCACATATGGCAAAGAGTATGAGGTGGTGGCTCACACCTTCTTGGACTCCCACAAAGCTGAACAGGACGAAAACCACTGGGTAGTGTGCACCTCGGACCCTGCAGGAGGTGGGCTTGTACTTCTCAACCACCCAGAGTCGGCGGCTCAAAATAATGAGCCCGCACAGGACAAACCAGACCAAATATAA
- the cfap161 gene encoding cilia- and flagella-associated protein 161 isoform X2, which yields MTNERKYHTPVKIGNWNEDLRLEEDAKKEYLEKKERGELTAQKVDLLKRKILRPVDLSVANDGRLHFGDVVMLVNMGGGNRGRSAVCINADINSLIKSPSPSIRAPCGLSAGGGIQACTRTAFIITSVDGSPEGSTLLFEQSFALKTTSGFASGCAKKSRLQEVDLVDNASFLSWWKIVHFDPQERLEYEGQPVPANVKVLIIHCKTNKALAVLGDHILWTTYGKEYEVVAHTFLDSHKAEQDENHWVVCTSDPAGGGLVLLNHPESAAQNNEPAQDKPDQI from the exons ATGACTAATGAGCGAAAGTATCACACCCCGGTGAAAATTGGAAACTGGAACGAGGACCTGCGCCTTGAAgag GATGCCAAGAAAGAATATctggagaaaaaggaaaggggcGAGCTTACGGCCCAAAAAGTAGACTTGCTGAAACGGAAAATTTTGAGACCG GTGGATCTCTCTGTCGCAAATGATGGACGATTGCACTTTGGGGATGTTGTGATGTTGGTGAACatgggaggaggaaacaggggTCGCAGTGCGGTGTGCATCAACGCAGACATCAACAGTTTGATAAAGAGCCCGTCGCCGAGCATCCGGGCCCCATGTGGACTCAGTGCAGGAGGAGGTATCCAGGCCTGCACACGCACTGCCTTCATCATTaccag TGTAGATGGCAGTCCCGAAGGATCGACTCTGCTCTTTGAGCAAAGTTTTGCCCTGAAAACGACAAGTGGCTTTGCCAGCGGA TGTGCGAAGAAGTCTCGCCTACAAGAGGTGGACTTGGTTGACAACGCTTCCTTTCTCTCATGGTGGAAAATAGTGCACTTTGACCCCCAGGAGAGGCTCGAATATGAGGGTCAGCCTGTCCCT gCTAATGTGAAGGTTCTGATCATACACTGCAAGACAAACAAGGCTCTTGCTGTTCTGGGTGATCACATCCTTTG GACCACATATGGCAAAGAGTATGAGGTGGTGGCTCACACCTTCTTGGACTCCCACAAAGCTGAACAGGACGAAAACCACTGGGTAGTGTGCACCTCGGACCCTGCAGGAGGTGGGCTTGTACTTCTCAACCACCCAGAGTCGGCGGCTCAAAATAATGAGCCCGCACAGGACAAACCAGACCAAATATAA